In one Bacillota bacterium genomic region, the following are encoded:
- a CDS encoding ribose-phosphate pyrophosphokinase, producing the protein MSGANMRLKLFTGNANVALAEEIAEYLGVYVGAAKVSRFSDGEICVAIDESVRGVDVFVVQPTCPPTNEHLMELLIMIDAIRRASAARINAVIPYYGYGRQDRKTRARDPITAKLVANLITGAGANRVITMDLHAGQIQGFYDIPVDHLPGVPILAEYFRNKNLEDVVVLSPDVGGVTRARDLAERIEAPIAIIDKRRPEPNVSEVMNVIGTVKDKTVIIIDDIIDTAGTITQGAQEMMERGAREVYACCTHAVLSGKAVERLEKSVLKEVVITNTIPLPPEKRIDKIKVLSIAPLLGEAIIRIHEDLSVSKLFD; encoded by the coding sequence ATGTCCGGGGCGAATATGAGATTGAAGTTATTTACCGGAAACGCCAATGTAGCCTTAGCCGAAGAAATTGCCGAATACCTTGGAGTGTACGTGGGAGCGGCCAAAGTTAGCCGTTTTTCTGATGGGGAAATCTGTGTCGCGATCGATGAAAGCGTCCGCGGGGTTGATGTCTTTGTGGTGCAACCGACTTGCCCCCCAACCAATGAACATCTCATGGAACTCTTGATTATGATTGACGCCATTCGGCGCGCATCGGCAGCCAGAATCAACGCGGTTATTCCTTACTACGGTTACGGCCGACAGGATCGAAAAACTAGAGCACGCGACCCGATCACGGCCAAGCTGGTGGCTAATTTGATCACCGGAGCGGGAGCCAACCGGGTGATCACGATGGACCTGCACGCGGGGCAGATTCAGGGGTTTTACGATATTCCTGTTGACCACCTACCCGGCGTACCAATTTTGGCCGAATACTTCCGCAATAAGAACTTGGAAGATGTGGTGGTTTTGTCGCCTGACGTGGGGGGAGTGACCAGAGCCCGCGACCTGGCGGAGCGGATCGAGGCCCCGATCGCGATCATTGACAAACGCCGTCCCGAGCCAAATGTCTCCGAAGTCATGAACGTAATCGGGACGGTCAAAGACAAGACGGTCATCATTATTGACGATATTATCGATACCGCGGGGACGATTACCCAGGGGGCGCAGGAAATGATGGAACGGGGAGCCAGGGAGGTCTATGCCTGCTGCACCCACGCTGTTCTCTCGGGTAAAGCGGTGGAAAGACTGGAGAAATCGGTCTTAAAAGAGGTTGTCATCACCAACACCATTCCCTTACCGCCAGAAAAACGGATTGATAAGATCAAGGTCCTCTCAATAGCGCCACTGTTGGGGGAAGCGATTATTCGCATCCATGAGGACCTGTCGGTGAGTAAGCTGTTTGATTGA
- a CDS encoding photosystem reaction center subunit H encodes MSSVKRSRRFFSMPIVSVEEGQQIGYVKNLVVNAATLEVVALLVEPKGLFKEQKVIPYTRVKSIGEDAIIIEKSGSAEKPANLPQIMQLIKDKIELVGTKVIDETGLALGVVEEYLVEPTNGKIISFEIGGKFLDSLVKGKAYLPAEEIKTVGKDVLIAKAEAGAKLVRVEAGLPETWKSLKEGSSHLLEATRRKSKNLGEAISKGWLPKRAGKTACDQAGQLPAEELTTPGPPPAQEVIQVTPPTVDSKSPANENETPAEEATSSKTEELPK; translated from the coding sequence GTGAGCAGCGTCAAACGAAGCCGTAGATTTTTCTCCATGCCGATCGTAAGTGTCGAAGAAGGTCAGCAAATCGGCTATGTTAAGAATCTGGTCGTCAACGCAGCCACCCTGGAAGTGGTAGCCCTTTTAGTTGAACCAAAAGGCTTGTTTAAAGAGCAGAAGGTAATCCCGTACACACGAGTTAAAAGCATTGGCGAAGACGCCATTATCATTGAAAAAAGCGGCAGTGCAGAAAAGCCCGCTAATTTGCCACAGATTATGCAGTTGATCAAAGACAAGATCGAACTGGTCGGGACCAAAGTCATCGATGAAACTGGCCTTGCCCTGGGAGTAGTTGAAGAATATCTGGTTGAACCGACCAATGGCAAGATCATTTCCTTCGAAATCGGGGGTAAATTCCTGGATAGCCTGGTCAAAGGGAAAGCCTACTTACCGGCCGAAGAAATAAAGACTGTCGGTAAAGATGTGCTCATTGCCAAAGCCGAAGCTGGAGCGAAGTTGGTTCGAGTCGAAGCCGGCCTGCCCGAAACTTGGAAAAGCCTGAAAGAAGGGTCTTCACATCTGCTGGAGGCAACCCGGCGCAAGAGCAAAAACCTGGGGGAGGCCATCAGCAAAGGATGGCTACCGAAACGTGCAGGGAAAACCGCTTGTGACCAAGCCGGACAGTTGCCGGCAGAGGAATTGACCACGCCTGGGCCGCCACCGGCCCAGGAAGTAATTCAAGTTACTCCACCCACCGTCGATAGTAAATCACCCGCAAATGAAAATGAAACTCCTGCGGAGGAAGCAACGTCATCTAAAACAGAAGAACTGCCGAAATAG
- a CDS encoding aminoacyl-tRNA hydrolase: protein MFGTNKSGREHKLIIGLGNPGEEYSRTRHNLGFMAIDHLSSQWGIPVRKSKYQALWGEGRVGVAKVVLIKPQTFMNLSGQAVKGFVQAYQLTPQDILVIYDDLDLPVGRIRLRARGGAGGHRGLQSIIQLLGTDQFSRIRIGIGRPPSKTETVDYVLHPFLPAEQEVIDNILSNIHEVVETWLEQGIEVAMNQYNAEE from the coding sequence TTGTTTGGAACAAATAAGAGCGGGCGGGAGCACAAATTAATCATTGGGCTGGGTAACCCCGGTGAAGAGTATAGCCGGACACGGCATAATTTAGGTTTTATGGCCATTGACCATCTGTCGTCCCAGTGGGGAATCCCAGTCCGGAAAAGTAAGTATCAGGCGTTATGGGGCGAGGGAAGAGTTGGGGTAGCCAAGGTTGTCTTGATCAAGCCCCAAACGTTTATGAACCTGAGCGGGCAGGCGGTCAAGGGGTTTGTTCAAGCCTATCAGTTGACCCCGCAGGACATCTTGGTGATCTACGATGATCTGGATTTGCCGGTTGGCCGAATTCGGCTCAGAGCCCGGGGCGGAGCCGGCGGACACCGGGGGCTCCAGTCAATTATTCAACTGCTTGGTACAGATCAATTCAGCCGGATCAGAATCGGTATCGGTCGACCACCGAGCAAAACAGAGACAGTTGACTACGTCCTGCACCCCTTTTTACCAGCGGAGCAGGAAGTCATTGATAATATTCTCAGCAATATACACGAGGTGGTTGAAACCTGGCTGGAGCAGGGGATTGAGGTAGCCATGAATCAATACAATGCTGAAGAGTAG